The Acidicapsa acidisoli genome contains a region encoding:
- a CDS encoding type II toxin-antitoxin system VapC family toxin, whose protein sequence is MVSIDTSILSLLLHPSAKPPIDPATNKPLEKAHERVDQLVDDLDSAKERIIIPAPALSEFLVIADAAGPQYLAEISNLSHVYIEPFDQLAAIELAAMELLARKTGNKRHPLPPDVPWQKVKFDRQIVAIAKRIGCRAIYSDDEHVRRIAEDIGMKVTSSWELPFPQSKTPLLDASGNPIIL, encoded by the coding sequence ATGGTGTCTATCGATACCAGCATACTGAGCCTGCTACTTCATCCGTCGGCAAAGCCGCCGATCGACCCCGCGACCAACAAGCCTCTGGAAAAAGCGCACGAGCGGGTAGACCAACTCGTCGACGACTTGGATTCAGCCAAGGAGAGGATCATAATTCCGGCACCTGCATTATCGGAATTCTTGGTGATTGCCGACGCTGCTGGACCTCAGTACCTCGCGGAAATATCCAATTTGTCGCATGTGTACATTGAGCCGTTCGATCAACTTGCGGCCATTGAGTTAGCTGCCATGGAGTTGCTTGCGCGTAAGACGGGAAACAAGCGACACCCCCTTCCCCCAGATGTTCCTTGGCAAAAGGTCAAATTTGATCGCCAGATAGTTGCGATTGCAAAGCGTATCGGATGTAGAGCGATCTATTCGGACGATGAACATGTGCGACGTATTGCAGAGGATATAGGAATGAAGGTTACATCCTCGTGGGAATTACCGTTTCCACAGAGCAAGACGCCACTATTGGACGCTTCGGGAAATCCGATAATTCTTTAG
- a CDS encoding class I SAM-dependent methyltransferase, which translates to MAQSWNPTVYAEVGAFVPSLGAGVLEWLAPQRGERILDLGCGDGQLTAKIAASGAEVVGIDASPAMVEGALSKGIDARIGNAEALPFRSEFDAVFSNAALHWVRDQDAMLAGVKRALKPGGRFVAEMGGHGNVAAILVALVAVLERHGCAGLEDGVNYYPTPEGYTARLASHGFTVEEIQLIPRPTPLPAGMSAWLTTFRSGVLEAVPGNLRQSVIDETVALLEPVLRDEQGNWTGDYVRLRFIARA; encoded by the coding sequence ATGGCTCAGAGTTGGAACCCTACGGTATACGCAGAAGTCGGAGCATTTGTGCCCAGCCTCGGCGCTGGCGTGCTGGAGTGGCTGGCCCCGCAGCGCGGCGAGCGCATTCTCGATCTCGGCTGCGGCGACGGCCAGTTGACCGCAAAGATCGCCGCATCCGGCGCGGAAGTCGTCGGCATAGACGCTTCGCCCGCAATGGTGGAAGGCGCATTGAGCAAGGGAATTGACGCCCGCATCGGCAACGCGGAGGCCCTGCCTTTCCGCTCCGAATTTGACGCCGTCTTTTCGAACGCCGCACTCCATTGGGTTCGCGACCAGGACGCGATGTTGGCCGGAGTGAAGCGTGCCTTGAAGCCAGGAGGCCGGTTTGTCGCCGAGATGGGCGGCCACGGCAATGTCGCGGCGATTCTCGTCGCCTTGGTAGCCGTGTTGGAACGCCACGGTTGCGCGGGCCTCGAAGATGGCGTGAACTACTATCCCACACCCGAGGGTTACACAGCGCGTCTTGCATCGCACGGTTTTACCGTCGAAGAAATACAGCTCATTCCGCGCCCAACGCCGCTTCCGGCAGGCATGTCCGCGTGGCTGACCACCTTCCGCAGCGGAGTTCTGGAAGCAGTCCCCGGAAACCTGCGTCAGTCCGTCATCGACGAGACGGTCGCGCTGCTCGAACCCGTCTTGCGCGACGAACAAGGCAACTGGACAGGCGACTACGTCCGTCTGCGCTTCATCGCACGAGCCTGA